The sequence GCGATGGACCTGCGCGGGGTGGGCGGCAGCGACCGCACGCCGCGGGGTTACGATCCCGCCAACCTCGCCCTCGACGTCACCGGTGTGATCCGCTCCCTCGGCGAGCCCGACGCGGCCCTGGTCGGCCACGACCTCGGCGGTTACCTCGCCTGGACGGCCGCCGTGATGCGGCCCAAGCTGGTCCGTCGGCTCGTCGTCTCCTCGATGCCGCACCCGCGCCGCTGGCGCTCCTCGATGCTGTCCGACTTCGCCCAGTCGCGGGCCGGATCGTACGTCTGGGGCTTCCAGCGCCCGTGGCTGCCGGAGCGTCAGCTCGTCGCGGACGACGCCGCCCTGGTGGGGAACCTCATCCAGGACTGGGCGGGTCCCCGCACCCCGGAGTTCCCCGACGAGGAGACCCTGGACGTCTACCGGCGGGCCATGTGCATTCCCTCGACCGCGCATTGCTCGATCGAGCCGTACCGCTGGATGGTGCGGTCGATGGCGCGTCCGGACGGTATCCAGTTCAACCGGCGGATGAAGCGCCCGGTCCGGGTGCCCACGCTGCACCTGCACGGGTCGCTCGATCCGGCGGTCCGCACGCGCAGTTCGGCCGGGTCCGGCCAGTACGTCGAGGCGCCCTACCGGTGGCGACTTTTCGACGGTGTCGGGCACTTCCCGCACGAGGAGGACCCGATCGGCTTCTCCACCGAACTCATCAACTGGCTCAAGGATCCCGAGCCGGACCGGTAGTACCCGGCCCCTCCCGGGCACAGGTGTCCGACGAACA is a genomic window of Streptomyces sp. YPW6 containing:
- a CDS encoding alpha/beta hydrolase; its protein translation is MTAPDSSALGPTGPDRTAPGTPSDPAAPAPAPAGRAAAGGPVRLDGPWTHRDVAANGARFHIAELGEGPLVLLLHGFPQFWWTWRHQMAALADAGFRAVAMDLRGVGGSDRTPRGYDPANLALDVTGVIRSLGEPDAALVGHDLGGYLAWTAAVMRPKLVRRLVVSSMPHPRRWRSSMLSDFAQSRAGSYVWGFQRPWLPERQLVADDAALVGNLIQDWAGPRTPEFPDEETLDVYRRAMCIPSTAHCSIEPYRWMVRSMARPDGIQFNRRMKRPVRVPTLHLHGSLDPAVRTRSSAGSGQYVEAPYRWRLFDGVGHFPHEEDPIGFSTELINWLKDPEPDR